cttgtggtctaaaacaaTTCATAGAAATTTGTGTGgttagaaatcatctcattatgAGTAAAAAGGGAGatttaaagttgaattgttactaAATTTAGAAAGGTGTCATTTTTTTGATACCGACTAAAAATGAAAGAGTGTCACATAAAATAAAACAGATGAAGCATTAAATTACACTGGCTCCAGCGTCATGACAACAAGTCGGCCACTAACCTTATTCATCCTATATCTATCTCTATAGTTCTTATGGTATCCAGGCTAAGGTCCTTGTTTGTTTGTTGAGTAAAAACAGACAACATTCGGGTGCAAGCTGTTAATGCATCTAATTCTTGGTAAAGAAATATTTGAGCTAATCAAAAGCCAACCATGATTGAAGGCCACTTTCAATATAGGTCAAACGAGGTAATAAATCACTACAAACAATGCACTAGGAGTGTGAGCCTGGAATGTCTATGTCACAAATCTTATTCTTCTTCACCTTATTTCCAACTCCATTTCAATATCTCAGAATGCATTGAATGACTACAATGTCTTTGACACAAATATTTTAATGTCCTAAGTCATACAATATTGTATAGCGGAGCACCCTAATCTTGGAAGCAACAAAGATGCATGCGCCGCCATGATTTATTTCTTTCAGCAAACAGAATACTCAAAAGGATTTGAAATAACTATTTAAGTGAAATTATTTTCATTCACTTGAATGGACATTCATGCTTAGATCTAATGAAGCTAatattgaataataaaataacaacTGAATAAATAAAACACTTGTCAGGGTGCAATTTCTTGTCATGTAATAAAAGAAGCATTTTGTGCATAGTATTAAAACTTCAAAACTGAAATTAACTATACCATTCCAAGTTGTATCTGAAAAAGAAAGGCCTAATTTTGAGGTCATCAACTCTTCGAAATAATACTTTTCTCTTCCTACTAGGACTTCAATCAGTATCTGAATGATCGGAGAATTCTGCTCTAGGTGTTCCAAAATCGTCTGAGAAGGTAGATGAGGATGCTCTCCGATGATGAGATACCTGTTTTGGTGTATGGGGCTCTGATTTTGGCGCCTCAGCCTTTTCAGGATCATCATCTTGAATTTTTGCTTCTAAATCTTCCTGTTCTTGTTGAAGCAACTCAATAGGTTTGACGCTGAAAATTTCCTTGTCTACTTGTCCAATCTCTCGAGCAAGAAAACGAAGTTTTTCCTCCTTTTCAGCTAGGGAATCTTTGAGTTGAGAATTTTCATCTCTAGCTAGATCAGCAGCAGCTTTTGCAACGTTCGCTTCATTTACAACCTGCTTCAATATGTCCCTCAATTTGTAAATTTCTTCCCTTGCTGCTCTAGTCATATGCTCAGCATCTTTAAGAGACTCGGCGAATCTTGCAGTCTCCTGCTGAGCAAGAGTTTCCTGTTTTGCCTCATCCAAAAGCTTTTGGTACCTAGCTTCAGTGTTTCTGACCATCTGTTTCAATCGTCTTGCCTCATCTTTTACTTGTTCTAGTTCTAATTGAGAAGCACTAAGTTTCTCCTTGGCCACAGTAGCTTCGGTTTGGCTCTTTTCTTCTGCATCAGTTGCCAATTTAAGTTCTTTTCTAAGCAAGAGCATCTCATCACTCAAAGCCAAATTTGCCTTGGTTGATCCAAGTTCAGACCTAAGGCGTTCCAGTTCCTTCTCCCAAGAAATCTTCCTATGGCAAGAACCATCACAATGTCCGCTAATTTGCTCGAACTCCTTTGTCTTCAATGCCAATGAATCTACTATTTTAGACTCGGATAATCTTCTATTCTCTACTTCAACTTGTAGTTCATGAACCCTTTTCTTGAAATTGGATAATAAATCCATCACCTGAGCCTCATTCCCTTTTGCATTATTCAATTCATCTTTCAATTTTCCTAAACTAGCTTCTTTTTCTGCTAACCAAAGCTGAAACTCTTTTGCTCTCTCAATCTCCAACCTCAGAGACAAAATATTCTTATATTTAATCTTCAATTCTTCTTGAGTATTAGATTGCAATTCCCTCGAAGTTCTTAGCTCTTTTAATAGCTCCCCAGTTGCCTTCACACTGGCCTCATTAGCTACCTCTTTCATCTGCCAAAGCTCCTCCTCAAGTTTTCCCATTTGTTCTTGCATGATTAAAAGTCTATTAATAGGATAGTCTGCAAGCGAAAACAATATACCAATTAGTCGGGATTAAGTTTTTTGCAAGGAGTGATACCAACTCATAATTAAATTGTAGAAAAATGTCATGAATGTGTTGGGCTAAATGGTCTAAAGATACTTTGAACATGGTATGATATTGTCCGTTTTTGGGCCAAGTTTACACATCAATAATCTCCCCCTCAAACTAAGTTTCACATAATTTGGAGATTAACTGTGTGTCACCCACATGATCCCGAGTATTTATGGTCACCGAAGCTCAGAGGAGAGGATGCGTCTTTAAAGTTATGCGTAATGATAGAAAACTGGCCCATAGACCAGCAAAGGCACTAAGCCGGACCCTACGCCATCACTCCACCATCTTCATACTCGCCTCGCCAAACCATTAGGTCTGATACCAGTTGTGGGCTAAAACGACACAAAGATACTCTTAACATGATTTGATATTGTTCGATTTGGACTAAACTCACACGATTTTCCCAAAAGACCTCACAGCATTAAAAGTATCCAACTCTTTATAAGTAGTTATTTTGTATAATTACTTATGATTATGCCCACCCAACATAATGATTATGCAATTTGTAAATAAATGCTGAATTTTGAACAAGAGATTTATGTGCCAATAGAAAATCTAAAAAACTTCTACTgctaaaaaaattagtatttttataatGTTTGAGTGAGATGCGCTTAAATAGAGTCACATGGATATGATTCATAATGTGTGAGgcgtatctgatttttttttggTCTAAAATC
This sequence is a window from Nicotiana tomentosiformis chromosome 5, ASM39032v3, whole genome shotgun sequence. Protein-coding genes within it:
- the LOC138891758 gene encoding WEB family protein At5g16730, chloroplastic-like produces the protein MQEQMGKLEEELWQMKEVANEASVKATGELLKELRTSRELQSNTQEELKIKYKNILSLRLEIERAKEFQLWLAEKEASLGKLKDELNNAKGNEAQVMDLLSNFKKRVHELQVEVENRRLSESKIVDSLALKTKEFEQISGHCDGSCHRKISWEKELERLRSELGSTKANLALSDEMLLLRKELKLATDAEEKSQTEATVAKEKLSASQLELEQVKDEARRLKQMVRNTEARYQKLLDEAKQETLAQQETARFAESLKDAEHMTRAAREEIYKLRDILKQVVNEANVAKAAADLARDENSQLKDSLAEKEEKLRFLAREIGQVDKEIFSVKPIELLQQEQEDLEAKIQDDDPEKAEAPKSEPHTPKQVSHHRRASSSTFSDDFGTPRAEFSDHSDTD